The following coding sequences lie in one Arachis stenosperma cultivar V10309 chromosome 5, arast.V10309.gnm1.PFL2, whole genome shotgun sequence genomic window:
- the LOC130982195 gene encoding uncharacterized protein LOC130982195, translating to MKLVWSPERASNAYIDTVKSCKLYRQSGVAEMVSAMAAGWNAQVIVETWSQGGLIATSVGLAIARRHTGGRHVCIVPDERSRSEYAASMGEAGMLPEIMVGEPEEVMAELTGIDFLVVDSRRKDFPRVLRLAKLSNNGAVLLCKNTGFSLSSVKWRNLLGGHGSSRGVVRSVFLPVGKGLDMAHVSSSATTGGTSVNSQSSVRGNNGKRWIKHVDQRSGDVHYIRT from the exons ATGAAACTAGTTTGGTCCCCAGAGAGAGCATCTAACGCATACATCGACACTGTTAAATCA TGCAAGCTTTACCGTCAATCAGGAGTGGCGGAAATGGTTTCCGCCATGGCTGCAGGGTGGAACGCGCAGGTCATCGTGGAGACATGGTCGCAGGGAGGCCTCATCGCTACTAGCGTTGGTTTAGCCATAGCTAGGCGCCACACCGGAGGAAGACACGTCTGCATAGTCCCCGACGAGAGGTCCAGATCAGAGTACGCCGCCAGCATGGGAGAGGCGGGGATGTTACCGGAGATCATGGTGGGTGAACCGGAGGAGGTGATGGCTGAGTTGACCGGGATAGATTTTTTGGTCGTGGATTCACGGCGAAAGGATTTCCCGAGAGTTCTGAGGCTGGCGAAACTGAGCAACAATGGTGCTGTGCTCTTGTGCAAGAACACgggtttttctctctcttccgTCAAATGGAGGAACCTTCTGGGAGGACATGGTTCAAGCCGTGGTGTTGTTCGTTCGGTGTTTCTTCCGGTGGGGAAGGGGCTTGACATGGCGCATGTCTCCTCCTCCGCCACCACCGGGGGTACTTCGGTCAATTCACAATCATCAGTCAGGGGTAATAATGGTAAGAGATGGATTAAGCATGTTGATCAACGCTCAGGGGACGTCCACTACATTCGAACTTGA